The following proteins come from a genomic window of Musa acuminata AAA Group cultivar baxijiao chromosome BXJ1-7, Cavendish_Baxijiao_AAA, whole genome shotgun sequence:
- the LOC135679566 gene encoding uncharacterized protein LOC135679566, with translation MDQPFSTTLKSLPPTVDSVKPSLDTIINNSNTYAGEFSPEGSVGFLDVFVHQARDIHNICIYHKQDVYAKICLTSDPDVTVSTQIINGGGRNPVFNDNLRLRVRTVESSLKCEIWMLSKVKNYLEDQLLGFALVPLADVLVANGKLVQEFSLSSTDLFHSPAGFIQLSLTYVGASPDVMALTAAPKSMAPDATLPDAENEDNIPCEYEKIEFPDLKVVNENQMMISEYYGMQCTSMETQCSESLVTPENGNCSNEEAGVRLVESFSSAVTSLDPTSSRKIDTPVSNGSTTESTYVLSAVSSSTSHALSATVSSPSPEHKSPQVTEGEADSSAQPNDTIMKPIININVEPEQTVVQQDIVDMYMKSMQQFTESLANMKLPMDVDDNSATAQTDETVSSDKKLPPSKGTGSRVFYGSRAFF, from the coding sequence ATGGACCAACCCTTTTCAACCACCTTGAAATCTCTTCCCCCCACCGTTGATTCCGTGAAACCAAGCTTGGATACCATCATCAACAACTCCAACACTTACGCCGGCGAATTTAGCCCCGAGGGATCTGTTGGTTTTCTTGATGTTTTTGTTCACCAAGCTCGTGACATACACAACATATGCATCTACCACAAGCAGGATGTTTACGCCAAGATCTGCCTCACCAGCGACCCTGATGTTACTGTCTCGACCCAAATCATCAACGGCGGAGGGCGCAACCCGGTCTTCAATGATAATCTCCGCCTCCGCGTGCGGACGGTGGAGTCATCGCTGAAATGTGAGATTTGGATGCTTAGCAAGGTGAAGAACTACCTTGAAGACCAGCTGCTGGGTTTCGCACTGGTGCCGCTTGCCGATGTCCTTGTGGCCAATGGCAAGCTGGTGCAGGAGTTTTCCCTCTCATCCACTGATCTTTTCCATTCCCCAGCTGGTTTCATCCAATTGTCTCTCACTTATGTTGGTGCATCGCCGGACGTCATGGCCCTTACTGCGGCACCGAAATCAATGGCTCCTGATGCCACATTGCCGGATGCAGAAAATGAGGACAACATTCCCTGTGAGTATGAGAAAATCGAATTCCCTGACCTGAAAGTTGTCAACGAGAACCAGATGATGATTTCAGAGTATTATGGGATGCAATGCACCAGCATGGAGACACAGTGTTCCGAGAGCTTGGTCACTCCAGAGAATGGCAACTGTTCGAATGAGGAAGCAGGGGTTCGTCTTGTCGAGAGCTTCTCCTCTGCTGTTACTAGTTTAGATCCAACTAGTAGTCGCAAGATTGACACTCCTGTGAGCAATGGTTCAACTACCGAGTCTACTTATGTGCTTTCAGCCGTATCTTCTTCTACCTCCCATGCTCTCTCTGCCACGGTATCATCTCCCAGCCCGGAACACAAAAGCCCACAAGTCACAGAAGGTGAGGCTGATTCTTCTGCACAGCCAAACGATACAATTATGAAGCCAATCATCAACATAAACGTCGAGCCAGAGCAAACAGTGGTGCAGCAGGACATCGTCGATATGTACATGAAAAGCATGCAGCAGTTTACAGAGTCACTGGCCAACATGAAACTCCCTATGGATGTTGATGATAATTCTGCAACTGCACAAACTGATGAAACAGTTAGTTCAGACAAGAAGCTGCCGCCGTCAAAGGGGACTGGTTCAAGAGTCTTCTATGGGAGTAGAGCATTCTTCTGA